In Actinoplanes derwentensis, the following proteins share a genomic window:
- a CDS encoding cytochrome P450: MDFETALTSLFSAEGRRDPYPAYDVLRSTAPAFPALDGRWFVTTHALTSRLLRDPGLRVSDAADYDTFWPDWRDNRGVASIVESMLMTNPPDHTRIRRAAAATFTARRVAGLRDVITEQATELIEQMPERADFVTTFAYPLPIAVICALLGVPDADRTWFRRHAADLTVVLEPISTEEEMERADLAGRELEDYFTGLIAERQKSPREDLTSDLASADSGLTGAELLANLVLLLVAGFETTTNLLGTGTKLLLDHPAHADRLRADPEQAVAFVEETLRYDSPVQMATRTTGQVLDLGDGLELPTGTDLMLLLGSANRDPDRYPDPHRFDPDRPNIQPVSFGGGAHYCLGAPLARLEAQVAFPLLLTMLPHLAPAGEPVLRDRLVLRGYAELPVTWG, encoded by the coding sequence ATGGATTTCGAGACCGCGCTGACGTCACTGTTCTCGGCCGAGGGACGCCGGGACCCGTACCCCGCCTATGACGTCCTTCGCTCCACCGCCCCGGCTTTTCCGGCGCTCGACGGACGGTGGTTCGTCACCACGCACGCGCTGACCAGCCGGCTGCTGCGCGATCCGGGGCTGCGGGTGTCCGACGCCGCCGACTACGACACCTTCTGGCCGGACTGGCGCGACAACCGTGGGGTCGCCTCGATCGTCGAGTCGATGCTGATGACCAACCCGCCCGACCACACCCGGATCCGGCGCGCGGCCGCCGCCACCTTCACCGCCCGCCGGGTCGCCGGGCTGCGGGACGTGATCACCGAGCAGGCCACCGAGCTGATCGAACAGATGCCGGAGCGCGCCGACTTCGTGACCACTTTCGCCTATCCACTGCCGATCGCGGTGATCTGCGCGCTGCTGGGCGTCCCGGACGCCGACCGGACTTGGTTCCGGAGGCACGCCGCCGACCTGACCGTGGTGCTGGAACCGATCAGCACCGAAGAGGAGATGGAGCGGGCCGACCTCGCCGGGCGTGAGCTGGAGGACTACTTCACCGGCCTGATCGCCGAGCGCCAGAAGTCACCGCGGGAGGATCTGACCAGCGACCTTGCGTCCGCCGATTCCGGTCTCACCGGGGCCGAGCTGCTGGCCAACCTGGTGCTGCTCCTGGTCGCCGGATTCGAGACCACGACCAACCTCTTGGGTACGGGTACCAAGCTCCTGCTCGACCACCCCGCCCACGCGGACCGTCTGCGCGCCGACCCTGAGCAGGCGGTGGCCTTCGTCGAGGAGACCCTGCGGTACGACTCCCCGGTCCAGATGGCCACCCGCACCACCGGCCAGGTGCTCGACCTGGGCGACGGTCTCGAACTGCCGACCGGCACCGACCTGATGCTGCTGCTCGGCTCGGCCAACCGCGACCCGGACCGGTACCCCGACCCGCACCGCTTCGACCCGGACCGCCCGAACATCCAGCCGGTGTCGTTCGGCGGCGGCGCCCACTACTGTCTCGGCGCGCCGCTGGCCCGGTTGGAGGCGCAGGTCGCGTTCCCGCTGCTGCTGACCATGCTGCCGCACCTGGCGCCGGCCGGCGAGCCGGTGCTGCGGGACCGCCTGGTCCTGCGTGGTTACGCCGAACTCCCGGTCACCTGGGGTTGA
- a CDS encoding serine/threonine protein kinase, translating to MKSPLRPGDPQSLGGYELLARLGEGGMGAVFLGRRGNGPLVAIKIIKPEYAHEEEFRGRFRSEVKRARQVPPFCTAAVLDADPEHETPYLVVEYVDGPSLDEVVAKEGPLTHGQLQSVAVGVATALTAIHGAGVIHRDLKPRNVLFALGSPKVIDFGIARALEVTSQHTHPDQMVGTVAYMAPERFDGIHRDITPAADVFAWGAVIAYAGTGRTPFRADSPVATAARILTQPPELTGLTGTLADLVALALSKDPEDRPTAHELLNLLLAQNTDPNMISQPPALDPRLRQAAEAAQLSGRHVSGSGPRLGRPVPAPKPKNRGRLRTVIAVTVATTLLATAAGLYSRRTDGAAAPDARSAADPATVAQAVMPVPGAVRGPWVVDALDRRGQWNSEPSEFYTGSCTFKNGMLIKTDSYVMICGGPAQSFAGDQSISASVTVGTELSCAEVQFRAVRDSSYWLDLCPQLIRIRHEGAVRTETLNSLNTKVFAPGQRRKMVLSLRGDVASVTVDGAAVLDATLTDPSLLAGTVAFGVGPIDRSKSQQADVSAVMADAEIRPIEDVAPSPSGSVPPFTDVRTGNTTSIVLVHGYYPKSRSLVVEPVLFMSGEEYCKLFSLKPSDDAPCEREWVTEDSSMTVTLPVSTKVKLTSTFEDPERCLTHPAIVGDCKISATLMAERLNEGRLVELATVDGVVTSVAEVFIP from the coding sequence ATGAAAAGCCCCCTTCGCCCTGGTGACCCGCAGTCGCTGGGTGGCTACGAGCTGTTGGCGCGGCTCGGCGAAGGCGGCATGGGGGCGGTGTTCCTCGGCCGTCGCGGCAACGGCCCTCTGGTCGCTATCAAGATCATTAAGCCGGAGTACGCCCACGAGGAGGAGTTCCGGGGCCGCTTCCGCAGTGAGGTCAAACGGGCCCGGCAGGTACCGCCGTTCTGCACCGCCGCGGTGCTCGACGCCGACCCCGAGCACGAGACGCCGTACCTGGTCGTCGAGTACGTCGACGGCCCGAGCCTCGACGAGGTGGTGGCTAAAGAGGGCCCGCTCACCCACGGCCAGTTGCAGAGCGTCGCGGTCGGGGTGGCCACCGCGCTGACCGCCATCCACGGCGCCGGGGTGATCCACCGCGACCTCAAGCCCCGCAACGTGCTGTTCGCGCTCGGCTCGCCGAAGGTGATCGACTTCGGGATCGCCCGGGCCCTCGAGGTGACCAGCCAGCACACTCATCCCGACCAGATGGTGGGGACGGTCGCCTACATGGCGCCGGAACGCTTCGACGGCATCCACCGGGACATCACCCCGGCCGCCGACGTGTTCGCCTGGGGTGCCGTCATCGCGTACGCGGGCACCGGCCGCACCCCGTTCCGGGCCGACTCACCGGTCGCCACCGCGGCCCGCATCCTCACCCAGCCTCCGGAGCTGACCGGCCTGACCGGCACTCTCGCCGACCTGGTGGCGCTCGCGCTGTCCAAGGACCCCGAGGACCGGCCGACCGCGCACGAGCTGCTCAACCTGCTGCTCGCCCAGAACACCGACCCGAACATGATCAGCCAGCCGCCGGCTCTGGACCCGCGGCTGCGGCAGGCGGCGGAGGCGGCGCAGCTCTCCGGCCGGCACGTCTCCGGCAGCGGCCCCCGGCTGGGCCGGCCGGTTCCGGCACCGAAACCGAAGAACCGAGGCCGCCTGCGTACAGTCATCGCGGTCACCGTCGCGACCACACTGCTGGCGACCGCCGCCGGGCTGTACAGCCGCCGGACCGACGGAGCAGCGGCCCCGGACGCGAGGAGCGCCGCCGACCCGGCCACGGTGGCGCAGGCCGTCATGCCGGTGCCCGGCGCGGTGCGGGGCCCGTGGGTGGTGGACGCCCTGGACCGGCGGGGTCAGTGGAACAGCGAACCGTCCGAGTTCTACACCGGCAGCTGCACGTTCAAGAACGGCATGCTGATCAAGACGGACAGTTACGTGATGATCTGCGGCGGCCCGGCCCAGAGTTTCGCCGGTGACCAGTCGATCTCCGCCAGTGTCACCGTCGGCACTGAACTGTCCTGCGCGGAGGTGCAGTTCCGGGCCGTGCGGGACAGCTCGTACTGGCTCGATCTGTGCCCGCAGCTGATCCGGATCCGGCACGAGGGCGCGGTCCGGACCGAGACGCTGAACTCGCTGAATACGAAGGTCTTCGCTCCGGGCCAGCGCCGGAAGATGGTGCTGAGTCTGCGTGGCGACGTCGCGTCGGTCACGGTCGACGGCGCCGCCGTCCTCGACGCGACACTCACCGATCCGAGTCTGCTGGCCGGCACGGTGGCTTTCGGGGTCGGCCCGATCGACCGCTCGAAGAGCCAGCAAGCCGATGTCAGCGCGGTCATGGCCGATGCCGAGATCCGGCCGATCGAGGACGTCGCCCCGTCCCCGTCCGGTTCGGTGCCACCGTTCACCGACGTCCGCACGGGCAACACCACGTCGATCGTCTTGGTGCACGGGTATTACCCGAAGTCCCGTTCGCTCGTGGTGGAGCCGGTGCTGTTCATGAGCGGCGAGGAGTACTGCAAGCTGTTCTCGCTGAAACCGTCGGACGACGCCCCGTGCGAGCGGGAGTGGGTGACCGAGGACAGCAGCATGACGGTGACCCTGCCGGTGTCCACCAAGGTGAAGCTGACCAGCACGTTCGAAGATCCGGAACGCTGCCTGACCCACCCGGCGATCGTCGGCGACTGCAAGATCTCCGCCACCCTGATGGCCGAGCGGCTCAACGAGGGCCGGCTGGTCGAGCTGGCCACCGTCGACGGCGTCGTGACGTCGGTGGCCGAGGTCTTCATTCCCTGA
- the rph gene encoding rifamycin-inactivating phosphotransferase, translated as MTQLVVNLRDLDRNQSTIAGGKGANLGELSRIDGVRVPPGFVVTTAATELSAALVVAITAAVGTGAYAVRSSATAEDLPTASFAGQQDSYLNVVGADAVMQHVERCWDSLFTDRAVAYRDHHGIDHRTVRMAVVVQEMVVPEVSGVLFTADPVTGNRTVTAVEAVPGLGEALVSGLADPDSYTIRDGRVDGTSSLLTEEQVLRLAALGRRIEAHFGSPQDIEWCLAGDEFSIVQSRPITTLFPVPVAGDQNRHVYVSVGHQQMMTDAMKPLGYSMWQLTAMAPMHQAGGRLFVDVAARLADPAIRAGLLDVMGKGDPVIRDALETVLERGDFGPPAPATARPATAPVPDPEPGIVAELIARSEQSVEALRRAIAGRSGTALFDFLLEAFQEHKRMLADPLSIQAIMAGMGATWWLNDRLAEWLGEKNAADTLTLSAPGNITSEMGLELLDVADVIRRHPGVADFLETAGDDFLDHLPAEVRDAIGTYLDRYGMRCVAEIDITRPRWIERPGTLLPVILDNVRNLPPGEARRRFERGERTAAAKAEEILVRLRALPDGESKAAETKQMIDRLRTFIGYREYPKYAIVSRYRHYKNALLAEASRLPLADREDVFYLTFQEFHDAVRVGKVDEQLIRSRKDEFRWFQTLSTPRVLTSDGETVNGSYRRDDVPAGALIGLAVSAGTVEGRARVVRDMADADFAPGDILVTPFTDPSWTPALVTVAGLVTEVGGQMTHGAVIAREYGLPAVVGVDGATRRIADGDRIRVHGTDGYVEILIRE; from the coding sequence ATGACTCAGCTCGTGGTGAACCTGCGTGACCTCGACCGGAACCAGAGCACGATCGCCGGTGGGAAAGGCGCGAACCTGGGGGAGCTGTCACGTATCGACGGGGTGCGGGTGCCGCCCGGATTCGTGGTGACCACCGCGGCGACCGAGCTTTCCGCCGCACTCGTCGTGGCGATCACCGCAGCGGTCGGCACGGGCGCCTATGCGGTCCGCTCCAGTGCCACCGCCGAGGACCTGCCGACCGCCTCGTTCGCCGGACAGCAGGACTCCTACCTGAACGTCGTCGGCGCGGACGCGGTGATGCAGCACGTCGAGAGGTGCTGGGACTCGCTGTTCACCGACCGGGCGGTGGCCTACCGCGATCATCACGGCATCGATCACCGCACGGTTCGGATGGCTGTCGTCGTACAGGAAATGGTCGTGCCCGAGGTCAGTGGTGTGCTCTTCACCGCCGATCCGGTGACCGGGAATCGCACGGTCACCGCGGTGGAAGCCGTTCCCGGGCTCGGTGAGGCGCTGGTCTCCGGACTGGCCGACCCGGACTCCTACACGATTCGCGACGGCCGGGTCGACGGCACGAGTTCTCTGCTGACCGAGGAACAGGTGCTGCGGCTGGCGGCACTCGGACGGCGGATCGAAGCGCATTTCGGCAGCCCGCAGGACATCGAATGGTGCCTGGCCGGGGACGAGTTCTCGATTGTGCAGAGCCGGCCGATCACCACGCTCTTCCCGGTTCCGGTGGCCGGCGACCAGAACCGGCACGTGTACGTCTCGGTCGGCCACCAGCAGATGATGACCGACGCCATGAAGCCGCTCGGCTACTCGATGTGGCAGCTCACCGCGATGGCCCCGATGCACCAGGCCGGTGGGCGCCTGTTCGTCGACGTCGCCGCCCGGCTGGCCGACCCGGCGATCCGGGCCGGGCTGCTCGACGTGATGGGGAAGGGCGATCCGGTGATCCGGGACGCGCTGGAGACCGTTCTGGAACGCGGCGACTTCGGCCCGCCAGCACCGGCGACGGCCCGCCCGGCGACGGCCCCGGTCCCCGATCCGGAACCGGGAATCGTCGCGGAACTGATCGCCCGCAGCGAGCAATCCGTCGAAGCCCTGCGCCGGGCCATCGCCGGCCGGTCCGGAACGGCCCTGTTCGACTTCCTGCTGGAAGCGTTCCAGGAGCACAAACGGATGCTCGCCGACCCGCTGAGCATCCAGGCGATCATGGCGGGAATGGGAGCCACCTGGTGGCTCAACGACCGGCTGGCGGAATGGCTGGGGGAGAAGAACGCCGCCGACACCCTCACCCTGTCGGCTCCCGGCAACATCACCTCCGAGATGGGCCTGGAACTGCTCGACGTCGCCGACGTCATCCGCCGGCACCCCGGAGTGGCGGACTTCCTGGAAACGGCCGGTGACGATTTCCTGGACCACCTGCCGGCCGAGGTTCGCGACGCGATCGGGACCTATCTCGACCGTTACGGCATGCGCTGCGTCGCCGAGATCGACATCACCCGGCCCCGATGGATCGAACGCCCCGGCACCCTGTTGCCGGTCATTCTGGACAACGTCCGCAATCTCCCGCCGGGCGAGGCCCGACGCCGATTCGAACGCGGCGAACGGACCGCGGCGGCGAAAGCGGAGGAGATCCTGGTACGCCTGCGTGCCCTGCCCGACGGCGAGTCCAAAGCGGCCGAGACGAAACAGATGATCGACCGGCTGCGCACTTTCATCGGCTACCGCGAGTACCCGAAATACGCGATCGTGAGCCGCTACCGGCACTACAAGAACGCGCTGCTGGCGGAGGCCTCCCGGCTCCCGCTGGCGGACCGGGAGGACGTCTTCTACCTGACGTTCCAGGAATTCCACGACGCCGTACGGGTGGGCAAGGTCGACGAGCAGCTGATCCGCAGCCGTAAGGACGAGTTCCGGTGGTTCCAGACCCTCAGCACGCCCCGGGTGCTGACCTCCGACGGCGAGACGGTCAACGGCTCGTACCGTCGCGACGACGTACCGGCCGGAGCCCTGATCGGTCTCGCGGTCTCGGCGGGCACCGTCGAGGGCCGGGCCCGGGTGGTCCGGGACATGGCCGACGCCGACTTCGCCCCCGGCGACATCCTGGTGACGCCCTTCACCGACCCCAGCTGGACACCCGCCCTGGTGACCGTCGCGGGCCTGGTCACCGAAGTGGGCGGGCAGATGACACACGGCGCGGTGATCGCCCGCGAGTACGGCCTGCCCGCCGTCGTCGGAGTGGACGGCGCCACCCGCCGGATCGCCGACGGCGACCGAATCCGGGTGCACGGCACCGACGGCTACGTGGAGATCCTGATCAGGGAATGA
- a CDS encoding LLM class flavin-dependent oxidoreductase: MHKKIGFLSFGHWRDVAGSQTRSASDALLQTIELAVAAEELGIDSANVRVHHFERQLAAPFPLLAAIGARTSRIEMGTGVVDMRYENPLYMAEEAAATDLISGGRLQLGVSRGSPETALRGAESFGYVPADGETVADHARQKIEIFLAAIDGKPVARTDPARTGGVSGGLAIQPQAPGLRQRIWWGAGTRVTAEWAGRIGMNLQSSTLLTEDTGVPFDQLQAEQIALYRQAFKDAGHAWEPRVSVSRSVLPITEEIDRIYFGREGDQDQVGLLEGVRSRFGRTYSGDPDRIADELAADEAVLAADTVLLTVPNQLGVQYNTRLLETIAKHVAPAIGWSPAVTPR; encoded by the coding sequence GTGCACAAGAAGATCGGCTTCCTCTCTTTCGGCCACTGGCGTGACGTGGCCGGTTCCCAGACGCGCAGCGCGTCCGACGCGCTGCTGCAGACGATCGAGTTGGCGGTGGCGGCCGAAGAGCTGGGCATCGACAGCGCCAACGTGCGCGTGCATCACTTCGAACGCCAACTGGCCGCCCCGTTCCCGCTGCTGGCGGCGATCGGGGCCCGGACCAGCCGGATCGAGATGGGTACCGGCGTGGTCGACATGCGGTACGAGAACCCGCTCTACATGGCCGAGGAGGCCGCCGCCACCGACCTGATCAGCGGTGGCCGCCTGCAGTTGGGCGTGAGCCGGGGATCCCCGGAGACCGCGCTGCGCGGCGCCGAGTCGTTCGGCTACGTCCCCGCCGACGGCGAGACCGTCGCCGATCACGCCCGGCAGAAGATCGAGATCTTCCTGGCCGCCATCGACGGCAAGCCGGTGGCTCGCACCGATCCGGCCCGCACCGGCGGCGTCAGCGGCGGCCTGGCGATCCAGCCGCAGGCTCCCGGCCTGCGGCAGCGCATCTGGTGGGGAGCCGGCACCCGGGTGACCGCCGAGTGGGCCGGCCGGATCGGCATGAACCTGCAGAGTTCGACGCTGCTGACCGAGGACACCGGTGTCCCGTTCGACCAGTTGCAGGCCGAACAGATCGCGTTGTACCGGCAGGCCTTCAAGGACGCCGGCCACGCGTGGGAGCCCCGGGTCTCGGTGTCGCGCAGCGTGCTGCCGATCACCGAGGAGATCGACCGGATCTACTTCGGCCGGGAGGGTGACCAGGACCAGGTGGGCCTCCTCGAGGGTGTCCGCTCCCGGTTCGGCCGCACCTACTCCGGTGACCCGGACCGGATCGCCGACGAGCTGGCCGCCGACGAGGCCGTGCTGGCCGCCGACACCGTGCTCCTGACGGTGCCGAACCAGCTGGGGGTGCAGTACAACACCCGCCTGCTGGAGACCATCGCCAAGCACGTGGCCCCGGCGATCGGCTGGTCTCCGGCGGTCACCCCGCGGTGA
- a CDS encoding inositol monophosphatase family protein, with translation MTRDLLAARDLAAELAIRAGCLQLERRDTLKMGAPKAHANDVVSDVDIASERLIVDGIHAAWPDDEMQAEEGNGRGGTSGWSWIIDPLDGTRNYISRTGPWSVCIALYHGDQPRMAVVHDPAAGETFTAVDGGGAFLNGQPIAASSGPPLAEALIGISFQPNVRTKTRVGTVLRELLPLCGDIRRVPAALNLVYQASGRLDGGLALDTNLWDIAAGALIAREAGVTLGGRAADYTPELTIGAAPSLWAELAEKARAITAG, from the coding sequence GTGACTCGTGACCTTCTCGCCGCCCGGGACCTCGCCGCCGAACTCGCGATCCGCGCCGGCTGCCTCCAGCTCGAACGCCGCGACACCCTGAAGATGGGCGCACCCAAAGCGCACGCCAACGACGTCGTCTCCGACGTCGACATCGCCAGCGAACGCCTCATCGTCGACGGCATCCACGCGGCCTGGCCGGATGACGAGATGCAGGCCGAGGAGGGAAACGGACGCGGCGGTACGAGCGGCTGGTCCTGGATCATCGACCCGCTCGACGGCACCCGCAACTACATCAGCCGCACCGGGCCCTGGTCGGTGTGCATCGCGCTCTACCACGGCGACCAGCCCCGGATGGCGGTCGTCCACGACCCGGCCGCCGGCGAGACCTTCACCGCCGTCGACGGTGGCGGCGCCTTCCTCAACGGGCAGCCGATCGCCGCGTCCAGTGGCCCGCCGCTGGCCGAAGCCCTGATCGGCATCAGTTTCCAGCCCAACGTCCGGACCAAGACCCGGGTCGGCACGGTGCTGCGCGAACTGCTTCCGCTGTGCGGTGACATCCGCCGGGTCCCGGCCGCGCTGAACCTCGTCTACCAGGCGTCCGGCCGTCTCGACGGCGGCCTCGCCCTCGACACGAACCTGTGGGACATCGCCGCCGGGGCCCTGATCGCCCGCGAGGCCGGTGTCACGCTCGGTGGCCGGGCCGCCGACTACACCCCGGAGCTGACCATCGGCGCCGCTCCGAGTCTGTGGGCCGAACTCGCCGAGAAGGCTCGAGCGATCACCGCGGGGTGA
- a CDS encoding SGNH/GDSL hydrolase family protein: MRAPIAFITLITLAAGAALPLPAVAAVDEVGIPSRAGVWAPAVEAMPADAGVVSDVTIRHVVYASAGGSAPRVRVSNLYGTAPLVVGHVDLAEQSLGGVAKTGSHHRLTFGGADTVTVPAGAERFSDPAVMTVTAGQNLLISVYVRENPGVVTAHRHALMNTYVSVPGDHADDDSSADFPGRRGSWYYLSGLDLLGPVAGGTIVAFGDSLTDGYSSTPLTNRRYPDYLARRLDAVRGGAKRTVVNAGIASNRVLRDSTGSTGGGLSALNRFEHDALSHENVRSVIVFEGVNDITGDATAAQLQEGYQRLADLAHQRGVTVYGATILPFGGFAAHNPAREAVRQQVNDWIRAGNAFDGYFDFDAKVCDPADRTRLRADYAHSDSLHLTDAGMSALADTVDLFALGTGPRQLPVTPCWA, translated from the coding sequence ATGCGCGCACCCATCGCTTTCATCACACTCATCACACTCGCTGCCGGTGCCGCCTTGCCGCTGCCCGCGGTGGCCGCCGTCGACGAGGTCGGCATCCCCAGCCGGGCCGGTGTCTGGGCACCGGCCGTGGAAGCCATGCCCGCCGACGCCGGGGTCGTCTCGGACGTGACGATCCGTCACGTCGTCTACGCCTCCGCCGGGGGCTCCGCACCGCGGGTCCGGGTGTCGAACCTCTACGGCACCGCGCCGCTCGTCGTCGGGCACGTCGATCTCGCCGAGCAGAGCCTCGGCGGGGTGGCGAAGACGGGCAGTCATCATCGGCTGACGTTCGGCGGCGCGGACACGGTCACCGTTCCGGCCGGTGCGGAACGGTTCAGCGACCCGGCCGTCATGACCGTGACGGCCGGACAGAACCTGCTGATCAGCGTCTACGTGCGGGAGAACCCGGGCGTGGTGACGGCGCACCGGCACGCGCTCATGAACACCTACGTGTCGGTGCCCGGTGACCACGCCGACGACGACTCCAGCGCCGACTTCCCGGGCCGGCGCGGTTCCTGGTACTACCTCAGCGGCCTGGACCTGCTCGGCCCGGTCGCCGGTGGCACGATCGTGGCGTTCGGTGACTCGCTCACCGACGGTTACTCGTCGACGCCGCTGACGAACCGGCGGTACCCGGACTACCTGGCCCGCCGTCTCGACGCGGTCCGCGGCGGGGCGAAACGCACCGTGGTCAACGCGGGCATCGCGAGCAACAGGGTGCTCCGGGACAGCACCGGGTCCACGGGCGGCGGGCTCAGCGCCCTGAACCGTTTCGAGCACGACGCGCTCAGTCACGAGAATGTCCGGTCGGTCATCGTGTTCGAAGGTGTCAACGACATCACCGGTGACGCCACGGCGGCGCAGTTGCAGGAGGGCTATCAGCGGCTCGCCGATCTGGCACACCAACGCGGGGTGACGGTCTACGGCGCGACGATCCTGCCGTTCGGCGGGTTCGCCGCGCACAATCCGGCGCGAGAGGCGGTCCGGCAGCAGGTCAACGACTGGATCCGGGCCGGGAACGCCTTCGACGGGTACTTCGACTTCGACGCGAAGGTCTGCGATCCGGCCGACCGCACCCGGCTGCGGGCCGACTACGCCCACAGCGACAGCCTGCACCTCACCGACGCGGGCATGAGTGCGCTGGCCGACACCGTCGACCTGTTCGCGCTCGGCACCGGCCCGCGCCAGCTGCCGGTGACACCCTGCTGGGCTTGA